From a single Candidatus Saccharibacteria bacterium genomic region:
- a CDS encoding PspC domain-containing protein, which produces MNEVKRINLNRSQFVIAHDAYKHLQVYLEAVKKHAESEEVVNEIEARMAELLIENRGIANEKVVLKEDIEYLKNQLGQPVDFESDEPVGDRYNSRSKTNESRKLMRDPEGQIIGGVASGLGVYFETDPLWFRLLFIALAFGSGFGVMLYVAMWILLPQAITESDRLKMQGIPVTVDNIKERIESLNINDKTTQASKKFTKAASFIVSLVVNFFAYILLVVSLLSLFGVFTAASYIYFANLKLNGVDIFPLTLIEKFGFGFTILSVLLFFAGIVMVSLRIIRKKRAMSERKANWFGVIMAFSFCLGLSMIGSTAPKLEARYRSTYSVESRTLKPFNSIIVSGKLEVSDNSKINNHVLDTWYSNVKLTTHKNIDISKIKTVVNESGVLSVDTTAVDTSEDSCPEICTIPIPIIEVLN; this is translated from the coding sequence ATGAACGAAGTGAAACGCATCAACCTTAACCGTTCGCAATTCGTGATTGCGCACGATGCCTACAAACACCTGCAAGTGTACCTAGAGGCTGTCAAAAAACACGCCGAAAGTGAAGAAGTTGTTAACGAAATTGAAGCACGAATGGCCGAACTACTAATTGAGAATCGTGGTATCGCTAATGAAAAGGTTGTTCTAAAAGAAGATATTGAATACTTAAAAAACCAGCTTGGTCAGCCGGTAGACTTTGAAAGTGACGAACCGGTAGGTGACAGGTATAATAGTAGATCAAAAACAAACGAAAGCCGTAAACTGATGCGAGACCCAGAGGGTCAGATAATCGGAGGCGTGGCCAGTGGTTTGGGTGTATATTTTGAAACCGATCCTCTGTGGTTTCGACTACTATTCATCGCACTAGCATTTGGTAGTGGTTTCGGTGTCATGCTGTATGTTGCGATGTGGATATTGCTCCCTCAAGCAATAACCGAATCAGACAGACTCAAGATGCAGGGGATCCCCGTGACAGTTGATAATATAAAAGAGAGAATCGAATCTCTAAACATCAACGATAAAACCACTCAGGCTAGCAAGAAGTTCACAAAAGCTGCATCTTTTATCGTCAGCCTAGTTGTTAATTTTTTCGCCTATATCTTACTTGTAGTTTCTTTATTGTCTTTGTTCGGGGTTTTTACAGCGGCAAGTTATATATATTTTGCAAATCTGAAGTTAAACGGAGTCGATATTTTCCCACTAACCCTAATTGAGAAGTTTGGTTTTGGGTTTACGATACTGTCGGTATTGCTGTTTTTCGCAGGCATAGTAATGGTTAGCCTGAGAATAATTCGTAAGAAAAGGGCCATGTCAGAACGTAAGGCAAACTGGTTCGGTGTTATTATGGCATTCAGCTTTTGCTTGGGATTGAGTATGATTGGTAGTACTGCGCCAAAGTTGGAAGCGCGTTATCGTAGCACGTATAGCGTTGAAAGTAGAACACTGAAGCCGTTCAACTCCATAATTGTAAGCGGTAAGCTCGAAGTTAGTGACAACAGCAAGATCAATAATCATGTTTTAGACACTTGGTACAGCAACGTCAAGCTTACTACCCATAAAAATATTGATATATCCAAGATAAAGACGGTTGTCAACGAAAGTGGCGTTTTGTCTGTCGACACTACGGCGGTCGATACTAGCGAAGACAGTTGTCCGGAAATATGCACGATCCCAATCCCCATAATTGAAGTATTAAATTAG
- a CDS encoding ABC transporter permease, translated as MRLLDTIARSGRSLRSAKGRTILTALAIAVGGFTLTATLAAGNGIRQYTSNLIKSNFDPSELIVGRDPEVANTGSPNTAPKEYDENTSNLNFGGGGGGSSSIAIKQVSSTDLAELKSLPYAERVREETQISARYITREGQKKYALSLIGFNPAQRPEITAGNLDQDSLSPGHIIIPDNFLGALGFKDANEALGKTVNLNIQQSFTTANVQSLVDSFKSGQLNPQSLAESQVASKDMVLTISAVSRKSPTSFSFGAPPFIVSEKDASDIYEYTSKDTSGYGKYIYAYVRIRNGQDQKAMDEARDDLGKKGYYVIGTREIQKSVTQIVDTLQIVVAVFGFITLIASIFGIVNTQYISVLERTREIGLMKALGMRNRDVRRLFMLEAGWIGLLGGILGALIAFVVGTMMNPWISKKLDLGNDLLIFRIEQVVMLLLVLCFVAIMAGYLPARKAAKLDPIEALRTE; from the coding sequence ATGAGATTGCTTGATACAATTGCTCGAAGTGGCCGAAGTTTGCGGAGTGCTAAAGGCCGCACGATTCTAACGGCACTCGCCATTGCTGTTGGAGGTTTTACGCTTACAGCAACTTTGGCAGCCGGTAATGGCATTAGGCAGTACACCTCGAATCTTATTAAGAGTAATTTTGACCCATCTGAGCTGATAGTTGGCCGCGACCCGGAAGTGGCTAATACCGGCAGCCCAAACACCGCACCAAAAGAGTATGACGAGAATACATCCAACCTAAACTTCGGTGGCGGTGGTGGCGGTTCGAGTAGCATCGCAATAAAACAAGTTAGCAGCACCGATCTAGCTGAGCTAAAGTCTCTACCTTACGCTGAAAGAGTCAGGGAAGAAACGCAAATTTCAGCTCGCTACATTACCCGCGAAGGCCAGAAAAAGTATGCACTAAGTTTGATCGGGTTTAACCCGGCGCAGCGGCCAGAAATAACAGCTGGCAATCTAGACCAGGACTCACTAAGCCCGGGGCACATCATTATTCCAGATAATTTTTTGGGTGCTTTGGGTTTCAAAGATGCTAACGAAGCTCTTGGCAAAACCGTGAATCTGAACATTCAACAATCTTTTACTACTGCAAATGTACAGAGTTTAGTTGATAGTTTTAAAAGTGGGCAGCTAAACCCGCAGAGTCTGGCTGAGTCACAAGTTGCCAGCAAGGATATGGTGTTAACTATCTCAGCAGTTAGTCGAAAATCACCAACTAGTTTTAGTTTTGGTGCGCCACCATTCATTGTTTCCGAGAAAGATGCCAGCGACATATACGAATATACCTCTAAAGATACGTCTGGCTATGGTAAGTATATTTACGCATATGTACGTATACGAAATGGCCAAGATCAAAAAGCAATGGACGAAGCCCGAGACGATCTCGGCAAAAAAGGCTATTACGTCATCGGTACAAGAGAAATCCAGAAATCAGTCACACAAATAGTTGATACACTTCAGATTGTCGTGGCGGTTTTTGGGTTCATAACCCTCATCGCCTCAATCTTCGGCATTGTCAACACGCAGTACATTAGCGTGTTAGAGCGTACTCGCGAGATTGGCTTAATGAAAGCATTGGGTATGCGCAACCGTGATGTGCGAAGGCTGTTCATGCTCGAAGCTGGGTGGATTGGTTTACTCGGCGGTATCTTAGGTGCGCTGATAGCCTTTGTTGTGGGGACAATGATGAACCCATGGATTAGCAAGAAACTCGATCTAGGCAATGATCTATTGATCTTTAGAATTGAGCAGGTAGTCATGCTGCTTTTGGTTCTCTGTTTTGTAGCAATAATGGCAGGTTATTTGCCGGCCCGTAAAGCCGCCAAGCTTGATCCTATTGAGGCTCTCAGAACAGAGTAA
- a CDS encoding AAA family ATPase, with the protein MKQAMALGILSEGNSVFLTGPAGSGKTYVLNEFVKWARANGKKVAVTASTGLAATHLGGNTIHSWAGIGIADELNKGQIESMSKSRKAQIQTSDILIIDEVSMLHDFRLDMVEKVCRLVRENDSPFGGLQVVLSGDFFQLPPINRDGSRQGDFIFDSFSWQELDPIVCYLEEQHRQNDDMLSEILTAFRENDLRRRHVEALMNRRLSTELPEGTTELYTHNINVDVINNAKLGAVEGEEHEFFMNSSGRKTGVATLKKSCLAPEVLKLKEGAFVMFVKNSQEQKYVNGTLGEVVGFEEDSGLPIVRIKNSKQVVADYETWELRDGEKKIASISQIPLRLAWAITIHKSQGMTLDSAHIDLSKAFVPGMGYVAISRVRSLDSLSLGGLNRTALTMNERAQEIDKQLRKSSLQNDALYKTLESAWEKACAQKKLKKTKSGGTWAEKLAKMRLEYPNAYTPWTGQDDQKLLKLNSKGKTFRQLSQQFGRHEGSIKARLEKLVL; encoded by the coding sequence ATGAAGCAAGCTATGGCTCTGGGGATTTTGAGTGAAGGTAATTCTGTTTTTTTGACTGGGCCCGCAGGTAGCGGAAAAACGTACGTTCTTAACGAGTTTGTTAAGTGGGCGAGGGCCAATGGAAAGAAAGTAGCCGTTACCGCGAGCACAGGCCTTGCTGCAACTCATCTTGGAGGAAACACGATACACTCCTGGGCGGGTATTGGTATCGCTGATGAACTTAATAAAGGGCAGATCGAATCGATGAGTAAGAGCCGAAAGGCACAAATCCAAACCTCCGACATTTTGATCATCGACGAAGTTTCTATGCTTCATGATTTTAGGCTAGATATGGTGGAAAAGGTTTGTAGATTGGTTCGAGAAAACGATTCACCGTTTGGTGGTTTGCAGGTTGTGCTGAGCGGTGACTTTTTCCAATTACCACCTATTAACCGAGATGGTAGTAGGCAGGGTGATTTTATTTTTGATAGTTTTTCATGGCAAGAGCTTGATCCAATAGTTTGTTATCTGGAGGAACAGCATCGTCAGAACGACGACATGCTTAGTGAAATTCTGACGGCCTTTCGTGAGAATGATTTACGTCGTCGTCATGTTGAGGCGCTAATGAATAGACGTTTAAGCACTGAATTACCGGAGGGGACAACAGAACTCTACACTCACAATATAAATGTAGATGTAATAAATAACGCTAAGCTCGGCGCAGTGGAGGGTGAAGAACATGAGTTTTTTATGAACTCAAGTGGGCGCAAAACGGGCGTAGCTACGCTCAAAAAAAGTTGCCTAGCGCCAGAAGTTTTGAAACTTAAAGAGGGTGCATTTGTGATGTTCGTCAAAAACAGCCAAGAGCAAAAATATGTTAATGGTACGCTTGGCGAGGTGGTCGGTTTTGAAGAAGATTCGGGATTGCCAATAGTCAGAATCAAAAACAGTAAGCAAGTAGTTGCCGACTACGAAACATGGGAACTAAGAGACGGTGAAAAAAAGATAGCTAGCATTAGTCAGATCCCGCTGCGCTTAGCCTGGGCGATCACCATTCACAAAAGCCAGGGTATGACCCTGGACTCTGCGCACATTGATCTATCAAAGGCCTTTGTCCCGGGCATGGGTTACGTAGCGATCAGTCGTGTTAGGTCGCTGGATAGTTTGAGTCTTGGTGGGCTTAACAGGACGGCCCTAACAATGAATGAGCGTGCGCAGGAAATCGATAAACAATTACGAAAATCATCTCTCCAAAATGACGCTTTGTATAAAACCCTAGAGAGCGCATGGGAAAAAGCATGTGCTCAAAAGAAGCTCAAAAAGACTAAATCAGGCGGAACTTGGGCAGAAAAACTTGCCAAGATGAGACTTGAGTATCCGAATGCCTATACTCCATGGACAGGGCAAGATGACCAAAAACTGCTCAAACTAAACTCAAAAGGCAAAACATTCCGGCAATTGAGCCAGCAGTTTGGCCGTCACGAAGGCTCTATAAAAGCTCGCTTAGAAAAACTGGTACTTTAA
- a CDS encoding PadR family transcriptional regulator — protein MNQTTDQNEFVESSAVQMKKGALTYAVLLLCSQGKVYSSQIIVKLHASELIVVEGTLYPLLNRLAGIGLLGYEWQESEQGPPRKYYWLTDEGKTVMKGLAAAYKNLNSAIKKLEGEKSR, from the coding sequence ATGAATCAGACTACTGACCAAAACGAATTCGTCGAATCAAGTGCCGTACAGATGAAAAAGGGCGCTTTAACCTACGCCGTGCTACTGCTTTGTTCGCAAGGAAAAGTGTATAGCAGTCAAATAATTGTCAAACTTCACGCCAGTGAGCTAATCGTCGTCGAGGGGACGCTCTATCCGCTGCTAAACCGATTAGCTGGAATTGGGCTTTTGGGCTATGAATGGCAAGAGTCAGAGCAGGGACCGCCCCGTAAATACTACTGGTTAACAGATGAGGGAAAAACGGTAATGAAGGGTCTAGCGGCCGCCTACAAGAATTTAAATAGTGCGATAAAGAAACTGGAAGGAGAAAAAAGCAGATGA
- a CDS encoding ABC transporter ATP-binding protein, producing MVMIELKNISKTYGKKETAFTALSEVSFSIPDGASVAIVGKSGSGKSTLMHVMSGLDPATEGQVIVDGVNIAGMKAKAKDSFRSKKMGFVFQSFFVEANQKVLSNVSLPLEISNVRPRARKARALQALTQVELADKADSRARNLSGGQKQRLAIARAIVNKPSIIFADEPTGNLDSETGDKIMQLLFNMNKKLGATLVMVTHDHDLASMCDIKVYIKDGRLEKITGAAKAGGKK from the coding sequence ATAGTAATGATTGAACTAAAAAATATATCCAAGACTTATGGCAAAAAAGAGACTGCCTTCACTGCTCTCTCAGAAGTGAGCTTTTCAATTCCTGATGGCGCTAGTGTGGCGATAGTGGGTAAAAGCGGCTCTGGCAAGAGCACTCTGATGCACGTCATGAGTGGGCTTGACCCTGCAACAGAAGGCCAAGTGATTGTTGACGGTGTAAATATTGCTGGGATGAAAGCCAAGGCCAAAGACAGTTTTAGAAGCAAAAAAATGGGTTTTGTTTTTCAGTCGTTCTTTGTCGAGGCCAACCAAAAAGTTCTTAGCAATGTCAGCTTACCTCTAGAAATTTCCAATGTCAGACCAAGGGCTCGAAAGGCAAGGGCACTCCAGGCTTTAACGCAAGTTGAGCTTGCCGACAAAGCCGATTCAAGAGCTCGTAATCTATCTGGTGGCCAGAAGCAGCGCTTGGCGATAGCCAGAGCAATTGTTAACAAACCAAGCATAATTTTTGCCGATGAGCCTACAGGCAACCTCGATAGTGAGACTGGTGACAAAATCATGCAGCTGCTCTTTAACATGAACAAAAAACTGGGTGCAACTTTGGTTATGGTGACCCACGATCATGACCTGGCTAGTATGTGTGACATAAAAGTTTACATCAAAGACGGACGGCTAGAAAAGATCACTGGCGCCGCCAAAGCTGGAGGCAAAAAATGA